The following is a genomic window from Stenotrophomonas maltophilia.
AAACGTCGCCCACGACGACGCCCCCAACCGCGAGATCCACGAGCAGCTCGGCCGCAAGTATTCGGCCGGCTTCATCACCGAGATCGAATCGGACTCGCTTCCGGCCGGCCTGGACGAGGACACCATCCGTGCCCTGTCGGCCAAGAAGGAAGAGCCGGAGTGGATGACGCAGTGGCGCCTGGACGCCTACCGCCACTTCCTGACCATGCCGATGCCGGACTGGGCCAAGCTGGAGATCGCGCCGATCGACCTGCAGGCGCTCAGCTACTACTCCGCGCCGAAGGGCCCGAAGTACGCCTCGCTGGACGACGTGCCCAAGGAACTGCTCGACACCTACGACAAGCTGGGCGTGCCGCTGCATGAGCGCGCCAAGCTGGCCGGGGTGGCGGTGGATGCGGTGTTCGACTCGGTCTCCGTCGGCACCACCTTCCGCAAGGAGCTGGCCGAGAAGGGCGTGATCTTCTGCTCGATGTCCGAGGCCATCAAGGAGCACCCCGAACTGGTGCGCCAGTACCTGGGCACCGTGGTGCCGGTCGGCGACAACTACTTCGCCGCGCTCAACTCGGCGGTGTTCTCCGATGGCAGCTTCGTGTTCATTCCCAAGGGCGTGCGTTGCCCGATGGAACTGAGCACCTATTTCCGCATCAACGCCGGCCACACCGGCCAGTTCGAGCGCACCCTGATCGTGTGCGAGGACAAGGCCTACGTGTCCTACCTGGAAGGCTGCACCGCGCCGATGCGCGATGAGAACCAGCTGCATGCGGCGGTGGTGGAACTGGTCGCGCTGGAAGATGCGGAGATCAAGTACTCCACCGTGCAGAACTGGTACCCGGGCGACGAGAACGGCGTGGGCGGCATCTACAACTTCGTCACCAAGCGTGCCGAATGCCGCGGCGCGCGCAGCAAGGTCACCTGGACCCAGGTCGAGACCGGCTCGGCGATCACCTGGAAGTACCCGTCCTGTGTGCTGCTGGGCGACGATTCGGTGGGCGAATTCCACTCGGTGGCACTGACCCACCACCGCCAGCAGGCCGACACCGGCACCAAGATGATCCACGTCGGCAAGCGCACCAAGAGCAAGATCGTCAGCAAGGGCATCAGCGCCGGCCGCGGCCAGAACACCTACCGTGGCCTGGTCAAGGTGGACCGCAATGCCGATGGCGCGCGCAACTACACCCAGTGCGATTCGCTGCTGATCGGCAAGCAGTGCGGTGCCCACACCTTCCCCTACATCGAGGTGAAGAACCCCGGCGCCACCGTCGAGCACGAGGCCACCACCTCCAAGATTTCCGACGACCAGCTGTTCTACTGCCGCGCCCGTGGCATCAGCCAGGAAGACGCGGTGTCGATGATCGTCGACGGCTTCTGCAAGCAGGTGTTCCGCGAACTGCCGATGGAATTCGCGGTGGAAGCCAAGAAGCTGCTGGAAGTCTCGCTGGAAGGTTCGGTGGGCTGATCGCCCGCCCCCTGCCCCCTCGCAAACGCATTCTCTTTACCGGCGGGCCACGGCCCGCCCCACGGAACCCCCACCATGCTGAAGATCGAAAACCTCCACGCCCGCATCGGCGACAAGGAAATCCTCAAGGGCCTGTCGCTGGACGTGAAGCCCGGCCAGGTGCACGCCATCATGGGCCCCAACGGCGCCGGCAAGTCCACCCTGGGCAATGTCCTGGCCGGCCGTGACGGCTATGAAGTGACCGAAGGCAGCGTGCAGTTCGAAGGCAAGGACCTGCTCGACCAGGACCCGGAAGCGCGCGCCGCCGCCGGCCTGTTCCTGGCGTTCCAGTACCCGGTGGAAATCCCGGGCGTGAACAACACCTACTTCCTGCGTGCCGCACTGAACGCGCAGCGCAAGGCGCGTGGCGAAGACGAACTGGATTCCATGCAGTTCCTCAAGCTGGTACGGCAGAAGCTGGCCGTGCTGCACCTGAAGGACGAACTGCTGCACCGTGGCGTCAACGAAGGCTTCTCCGGTGGCGAGAAGAAGCGCAACGAGATCTTCCAGCTGGCCGTGCTCGAGCCGAAGCTGGCGATCCTCGACGAAACCGATTCGGGCCTGGACATCGACGCGCTGAAGAGCGTGGCCGACGGCGTCAACGCACTGCGTGCCGCCGACCGCTCGTTCCTGGTCATCACCCATTACCAGCGCCTGCTGGACTACATCAAGCCGGACGTAGTGCACGTGCTGGCCGATGGCCGCATCGTCAAGACCGGCGGCCCGGAACTGGCGCTGGAACTGGAAGCGCACGGCTACGATTTCCTCAAGGATCGCGTGGTGCGCGAGGCGGCGGTCTGATGAGCGCGCTGCTCGACTCGATGGCCCAGGCCTTCTGCGGCAGCGATGCGCGCCGCGAAGTGCTCGACGCGGCCCTGCGTGACGGCCTGCCGGCCGCCCGCAACGAAGCCTGGAAGTACACCTCGCTGCGCCAGCTGGAGCGCCGCGCATTCGCCGCCGCACCGCTGGCCGCGCCGGCACTGGATGCCGCACTGCTGGAGGACATCCCGGCGCCGCGCCTGGTGTTCGTCAACGGCCGCCTGGATGCCGCGCTGAGCGATGTGCAGGCACTGCCGGCCGGCGTGCAGCTGCAGCCGCTGTCGGCTGCGCTGGCTGCTGGCGAGGATGCCGTGCGTTTCCTCGGTCGCCGCTACGAGCGCAGTGAGGAGATCTTCGCCCGCCTCAACGCCGCACTGGCCGATGAAGGCGTTGTACTGCGCGTGGACGAAGGCGTGCAGGTCGAAACGCCGCTGCAACTGGTGTTCGCCAGCGTGGCTGGCGATACCGACCTGGCCTGGCACCACCGCCACCTGATCGAACTGCGTGCCGGCGCCAGCCTGGGCGTGGTCGAACACCGCTTCAGCGTGGGCGATTCGGCGCACCTGGACAACACCGTGCTGCACGCCCATGTCGCCCGCGATGCCGTGCTCAAGCATGCCCGCGTGCAGGCCGGAAGCGCGCGCCAGACCAGCTTCCTGCGTACCGACGCGGTGCTGGCACGCGATGCCCAGTACCACCGTGTCGATCTGGAACTGGGCGCCGCGCTCAGCCGCCATGAACTGAACGTGCGCCTGGAAGGCGACAACGCCCAGCTGACCGCCAATGGCGTGCTGCTCGGCACTGGCCGCCGCCACGTCGAGACCCGCCTGGGTATCGATCACATCGCCCGCGATACGAGCTGCGAACTGCTGTGGCGCGGCGTCGCCGCCAACCGCAGCCGCGTGGTGTTCCATGGTGGCATCCAGATCCGCGAAGGCGCCGACGGCACCGATGCGAACCTGTCCAACAAGAACCTGCTGCTGTCGGCAGACGCCGAGATCGATACCCAGCCGACGCTGGTGATCGACGCCGATGAAGTGAAGGCCGCCCATGGCGCCACCGTCGGCCAGCTCGATGCCAATGCGCTGTTCTACCTGCGTTCGCGTGGCCTGCCGCAGGCCCAGGCGCAGGCGCTGCTGAGCGCCGCGTTCTGCCACGAACCGCTGAAGGTGCTGCCCGACGCGCTGCGCGAGCAGCTGGCACGCCGCCTGGACAAGGCCCTGGCCGAGGCGGGTGTGGCATGAACCTGTCCACCCCGCGCCCGATCGAAACCCCCAGCGGCGCCCCCGACTGGGACCGCGTCCGCCTCGACTTCCCGCTGCTGATGCGCGAAGTGCACGGCAAGCCGCTGGTCTATTTCGACAATGCCAACACCGGCCAGAAGCCGGTGCAGGTGATCGGCGCGGTGGACGAGTTCTACCGCCGCTACAACGCCAACGTCAGCCGCGCGGTGCATGCGCTGGGCAGCGAAGCCACCGACGCCTACGAAGGTGCACGCAACAAGCTGGCGCGTTTCCTCAACGTGCGCCCCAGCGACCTGGTGCTGTGCAGCGGCACCACCTTCGCCATCAATCTGGTGGCGTATTCGTGGGCCCTGCCACGACTGAAGGCCGGTGACGTGATCCTGGTCTCGCGCATGGAGCACCACGCCAACATCGTGCCGTGGCAGCTGGTCGCGCAGCGCACCGGCGCCACCATCCGCGTGGCCGAGATCACCCCCGATGGCGCGCTGGACCTGGATGCGCTGCGTGCGGCGATGACCCCCGAGGTCAAGCTGCTGGCGGTCACCCATGTGTCCAATGTGCTGGGCACGGTCAACCCGGTGCGCGAGATCTGCCGTGAAGCGCGCAAGCGCGGCATCATCACCGTGGTCGATGGCTCGCAGGCAGTGCCGCACCGCAAGGTCGACGTCGCCGCGATCGGCTGCGACTTCTACGCCATCACCGGCCACAAGATGTGCGGCCCGACCGGTACCGGTGCGCTGTGGGCGCGTCGCGAGCACCTGGACGCGATGCCGCCGTTCCTCGGCGGTGGCGAGATGATCAAGGAAGTCAGCTTCGACGGCACCGTGTTCAACGATGCCCCGCACAAGTTCGAAGCCGGCACCCCGAACATCGCCGGCTTCATCGGCCTGGGCGTGGCCGCCGACTACCTGCAGCAGCTGGGCCAGGACAACGTGGAAGCGCGCGAAGCCGAACTGCTGGCGCACTTCACCGAAGAACTGCGCCGCGTTGACGGCCTGCGCATCATCGGCGAAGCGCCGGAGAAGGCGGCGGTGGTCTCGTTCCTGATCGACGGCGCGCATGCGCACGATCTGGCCACCCTGCTCGACCTGGAAGGCGTGGCCGTGCGCTCGGGCCAGCACTGCGCGCACCCGTTGCTGCAGTACTTCGGGGTGGCGGCCACCTGCCGTGCCTCGCTGGCGTTCTACAACACCCACGCCGAGATCGAGCGCTTCATGACCGCGCTGACCAAGGTGCGCAAGCTGCTGGGCTGAGCCCGGCAGACGGGGTCAGATCCCTTTTGCCCCGCGAAAGGGATCTGACCCCACGCCGCTCCCCCATTTGCGCCCGCCCACCGCCCACCTAGAATGGGCCGATGAGCACCCTGACCTTCCGCGCCGCCACGTCGGCCGACATCCCCGCCCTGATCACCCTGGTCACCTCGGCCTACCGGGGCGACGCCAGCCGCGTTGGCTGGACCACCGAAGCCGACCTGCTGGACGGCGCCCGCATCGACGCCGAAGGCATCCAGGGCGACCTCGACCGCCCGCGCTCCACCATCCTGCTGGCCGAACGCGAGGGCCAACTGGTGGCCTGCGCCCACGTCGCCGATGTCGACGGCAAGGGCTACTTCGGCATGTTCTCGGTCGACCCGGCCCAGCAGGGCGGCGGCGTCGGCAAGCAGCTGATGGACGCGGCCGAAGCGCACGCCGCGCGCGAGTGGAACGTGCCGGTGATGCAGATGACGGTGATCGACGTGCGCGACGAACTGATCGCCTTCTACGAACGCCGCGGCTACCGCCGCACCGGCATCAAGAAGCCGTTCCCATATGGCGATGAGCGCTTCGGCATCCCCAAGCGCGACGACCTGCGCTTCGAGATCCTGGAAAAGCCGCTGGCAGGAGCCGCTGCGTGAGCGATACCTGGACCTTCGTCTGTGCCCGCAACGAGCTGCTGCCGGGTGAAATGAAGAGCGTGTTCGACGAGGTGACCGGCACCCCGATCGTGGTGTTCAACCTCGATGGCGAGCTGTACGCGCTGGAGGACCAGTGCACGCATGAAGAGTTCGAGCTGTCCTCGGGCGAGTTCAACACCACTGAGGGCAGCGTGGAGTGTGTGCTGCACGGCGCGCGCTTCGACGTGCGCGATGGCCGCGCCCTGTGCGCCCCGGCCTATACCCCGGTGCCCAAGTTCCCGGTCAAGCGCGAGCACGACGCGGTCTGGACGCGCGACGACCGCGATTGAGGCCGCGCCCGTAGCCGTGGGCATCCACCCGTGGGGTGGATCTACAGAAATGCCGTGAGGGCCTTCCCAGGGCGCTTCGGGGCCACCCCGACGGCCCGCCACATTCCGTACATGC
Proteins encoded in this region:
- the sufB gene encoding Fe-S cluster assembly protein SufB, translating into MATETIENVAHDDAPNREIHEQLGRKYSAGFITEIESDSLPAGLDEDTIRALSAKKEEPEWMTQWRLDAYRHFLTMPMPDWAKLEIAPIDLQALSYYSAPKGPKYASLDDVPKELLDTYDKLGVPLHERAKLAGVAVDAVFDSVSVGTTFRKELAEKGVIFCSMSEAIKEHPELVRQYLGTVVPVGDNYFAALNSAVFSDGSFVFIPKGVRCPMELSTYFRINAGHTGQFERTLIVCEDKAYVSYLEGCTAPMRDENQLHAAVVELVALEDAEIKYSTVQNWYPGDENGVGGIYNFVTKRAECRGARSKVTWTQVETGSAITWKYPSCVLLGDDSVGEFHSVALTHHRQQADTGTKMIHVGKRTKSKIVSKGISAGRGQNTYRGLVKVDRNADGARNYTQCDSLLIGKQCGAHTFPYIEVKNPGATVEHEATTSKISDDQLFYCRARGISQEDAVSMIVDGFCKQVFRELPMEFAVEAKKLLEVSLEGSVG
- the sufC gene encoding Fe-S cluster assembly ATPase SufC — its product is MLKIENLHARIGDKEILKGLSLDVKPGQVHAIMGPNGAGKSTLGNVLAGRDGYEVTEGSVQFEGKDLLDQDPEARAAAGLFLAFQYPVEIPGVNNTYFLRAALNAQRKARGEDELDSMQFLKLVRQKLAVLHLKDELLHRGVNEGFSGGEKKRNEIFQLAVLEPKLAILDETDSGLDIDALKSVADGVNALRAADRSFLVITHYQRLLDYIKPDVVHVLADGRIVKTGGPELALELEAHGYDFLKDRVVREAAV
- the sufD gene encoding Fe-S cluster assembly protein SufD; amino-acid sequence: MSALLDSMAQAFCGSDARREVLDAALRDGLPAARNEAWKYTSLRQLERRAFAAAPLAAPALDAALLEDIPAPRLVFVNGRLDAALSDVQALPAGVQLQPLSAALAAGEDAVRFLGRRYERSEEIFARLNAALADEGVVLRVDEGVQVETPLQLVFASVAGDTDLAWHHRHLIELRAGASLGVVEHRFSVGDSAHLDNTVLHAHVARDAVLKHARVQAGSARQTSFLRTDAVLARDAQYHRVDLELGAALSRHELNVRLEGDNAQLTANGVLLGTGRRHVETRLGIDHIARDTSCELLWRGVAANRSRVVFHGGIQIREGADGTDANLSNKNLLLSADAEIDTQPTLVIDADEVKAAHGATVGQLDANALFYLRSRGLPQAQAQALLSAAFCHEPLKVLPDALREQLARRLDKALAEAGVA
- a CDS encoding cysteine desulfurase, translated to MNLSTPRPIETPSGAPDWDRVRLDFPLLMREVHGKPLVYFDNANTGQKPVQVIGAVDEFYRRYNANVSRAVHALGSEATDAYEGARNKLARFLNVRPSDLVLCSGTTFAINLVAYSWALPRLKAGDVILVSRMEHHANIVPWQLVAQRTGATIRVAEITPDGALDLDALRAAMTPEVKLLAVTHVSNVLGTVNPVREICREARKRGIITVVDGSQAVPHRKVDVAAIGCDFYAITGHKMCGPTGTGALWARREHLDAMPPFLGGGEMIKEVSFDGTVFNDAPHKFEAGTPNIAGFIGLGVAADYLQQLGQDNVEAREAELLAHFTEELRRVDGLRIIGEAPEKAAVVSFLIDGAHAHDLATLLDLEGVAVRSGQHCAHPLLQYFGVAATCRASLAFYNTHAEIERFMTALTKVRKLLG
- a CDS encoding GNAT family N-acetyltransferase — translated: MSTLTFRAATSADIPALITLVTSAYRGDASRVGWTTEADLLDGARIDAEGIQGDLDRPRSTILLAEREGQLVACAHVADVDGKGYFGMFSVDPAQQGGGVGKQLMDAAEAHAAREWNVPVMQMTVIDVRDELIAFYERRGYRRTGIKKPFPYGDERFGIPKRDDLRFEILEKPLAGAAA
- a CDS encoding non-heme iron oxygenase ferredoxin subunit, with protein sequence MSDTWTFVCARNELLPGEMKSVFDEVTGTPIVVFNLDGELYALEDQCTHEEFELSSGEFNTTEGSVECVLHGARFDVRDGRALCAPAYTPVPKFPVKREHDAVWTRDDRD